In a genomic window of Infirmifilum sp. NZ:
- a CDS encoding phosphatase PAP2 family protein, whose protein sequence is MQRESLVDRLALAATALLLVSPALAYLTGLWVPYWRLVTMLGYEEAYVALAVIVYVALSPQLGYYMLLSLLTSAWVNAYLKNTLALPRPPPEQWKVQETGYGFPSGHAQVSTSFWSTASLKLRRASLAVLSATLVALISISRLELGVHYPRDVAGGVLIGLAVALASYYLAGWLLRADKRAAFTATLLYSLLVATLYLIQPDATILKAAGVLAGASLYPLVKDKVKPSPSVARRTALTALALAVALALTQLAKTASPPAQLATYLAISLVIIATPLAHSKQR, encoded by the coding sequence GTGCAGCGTGAGAGCCTTGTAGACAGGCTAGCACTAGCGGCCACAGCCCTTCTCTTGGTGTCGCCCGCTCTCGCCTACCTAACCGGGCTCTGGGTGCCGTACTGGAGGCTTGTGACGATGCTCGGCTACGAGGAGGCTTACGTCGCCCTCGCCGTAATCGTGTACGTCGCCCTCTCGCCGCAGCTAGGCTACTACATGCTCCTATCCCTCCTCACCTCGGCTTGGGTCAACGCCTATCTCAAGAACACCCTAGCCCTCCCCAGGCCGCCGCCCGAGCAGTGGAAAGTGCAGGAGACGGGCTACGGCTTCCCCAGCGGCCACGCCCAGGTCTCCACCTCGTTCTGGTCCACCGCCTCCCTGAAGCTCCGGCGCGCCTCCCTCGCCGTGCTCAGCGCCACCCTCGTGGCCCTCATCTCCATCTCCAGGCTGGAGCTGGGCGTCCACTACCCCCGCGACGTGGCCGGCGGGGTGCTCATAGGCCTCGCCGTGGCCCTAGCGTCCTACTACCTGGCAGGCTGGCTGCTGAGGGCGGACAAGAGGGCAGCTTTCACCGCTACGCTCCTGTACTCCCTGCTCGTGGCTACGCTATACCTGATCCAGCCGGACGCCACTATACTGAAGGCGGCCGGTGTCCTGGCCGGCGCCTCGCTCTACCCCCTGGTGAAGGACAAGGTGAAGCCCTCGCCCAGCGTGGCCCGGCGCACCGCCCTGACAGCGCTGGCCCTCGCCGTCGCGCTGGCCCTCACGCAGCTTGCGAAGACTGCGAGCCCCCCAGCGCAGCTCGCAACCTACCTGGCCATCTCGCTGGTCATCATCGCAACCCCCCTAGCGCACAGCAAGCAAAGGTAG